Proteins from a single region of Cyanobium sp. ATX 6F1:
- a CDS encoding vitamin K epoxide reductase family protein, with the protein MTTNRLNTRLGSRRRGSDPGRRWARVVIAVLATVGAIDTGAITLKKWGLLGGLTCAKEGLFGCNGCEQVLSSGWGTVLGQPLSLFGFLAYASVLLLAVVPLVIKGEAKARLTDASWWGLVLISTGMAVFSSVLIGVMLFAIKSCCPFCILSAVLSLSLLVLSLVGGEWEDRGQLLFRGILLALVVGLMSLGWAASVNKPAVLATKGVPMAVVRQSTPETLALAEHLNAGGAVMYSAWWCPHCHEQKELFGKQATAKLKIVECAPDGQNSQRELCEQKKIEGFPSWEIKGSLSSGVKSLKELAKLSGYSGPVSP; encoded by the coding sequence TTGACCACCAACCGCCTGAACACCCGTCTGGGCAGCCGCCGCCGCGGCAGTGATCCCGGCCGCCGTTGGGCTCGGGTGGTGATCGCCGTGCTGGCCACGGTCGGCGCGATCGACACCGGTGCGATCACCCTGAAGAAATGGGGGCTCCTCGGGGGCCTGACCTGCGCCAAGGAGGGATTGTTCGGCTGCAATGGCTGCGAACAGGTGCTCTCCAGCGGCTGGGGCACGGTGTTGGGGCAGCCCCTGTCGCTGTTTGGCTTCCTGGCCTACGCCAGTGTGCTGCTGCTGGCGGTGGTGCCCCTGGTGATCAAGGGGGAGGCCAAGGCCAGGCTCACAGACGCCAGTTGGTGGGGCCTGGTTCTGATCAGCACCGGCATGGCGGTGTTCAGCTCGGTGCTGATCGGGGTGATGCTTTTTGCGATCAAGAGTTGCTGTCCGTTCTGCATCCTCTCGGCGGTGCTGAGCCTCTCTCTCCTGGTGCTCAGCCTGGTGGGCGGCGAGTGGGAGGACCGGGGCCAGCTGCTGTTCCGTGGCATCCTCCTGGCGCTGGTGGTGGGCTTGATGTCCCTCGGTTGGGCGGCTTCGGTGAATAAGCCGGCGGTGTTGGCCACCAAGGGGGTGCCGATGGCGGTCGTCCGTCAGAGCACCCCTGAGACCCTGGCTCTGGCAGAGCATCTCAACGCTGGAGGCGCTGTGATGTACTCCGCCTGGTGGTGCCCCCACTGCCATGAGCAGAAGGAGCTGTTCGGCAAGCAGGCCACGGCGAAGCTCAAGATCGTGGAGTGTGCCCCCGATGGTCAGAACAGCCAGCGGGAGCTCTGCGAGCAGAAGAAGATCGAGGGCTTCCCCAGCTGGGAGATCAAGGGCAGCCTCAGCTCCGGGGTCAAGAGCCTCAAGGAACTCGCCAAGCTCAGCGGCTATTCGGGGCCTGTGAGCCCTTGA
- the psbU gene encoding photosystem II complex extrinsic protein PsbU, which yields MKRLLSWLMSGVVMASLLLTLLLPPAAQAAELRNIADDKMAERGDKVDLNNSSVRAFQQFPGLYPTLAGKIVLGGPYDNVDDVLKLELTSRQKELFEKYKANFTVTPPSIALNEGFDRINDGVYR from the coding sequence ATGAAACGCCTGCTGTCGTGGCTCATGAGTGGCGTGGTGATGGCCAGCCTGCTGCTCACCCTCCTGCTTCCTCCCGCCGCCCAGGCGGCGGAGCTGCGCAACATCGCCGACGACAAGATGGCCGAACGGGGCGACAAGGTTGATCTCAACAACTCCTCGGTGCGCGCCTTCCAGCAGTTCCCTGGCCTTTATCCCACCCTGGCCGGCAAGATCGTGCTGGGCGGGCCCTACGACAACGTGGACGACGTGCTCAAGCTGGAACTGACGTCCCGTCAGAAGGAGCTGTTCGAGAAATACAAGGCCAACTTCACGGTCACTCCCCCCTCGATCGCCTTGAACGAAGGTTTTGATCGGATCAACGACGGTGTCTACCGCTGA
- a CDS encoding TIGR03279 family radical SAM protein: protein MWIEPSAGVALAAGQDQRLPAPAVVASVEPGSIGEELGFEPGDRLLSINGSRPRDLIDYQVLSAAEELTLEVEDPSGERHLLEIEKDLDDGLGLGFTEALFDGLRQCNNHCAFCFIDQQPPGQRASLYLKDDDYRLSFLYGSYLTLTNLAAADWQRIEEQRLSPLFVSVHATDPKLRQQLLVNPRAGLLMEQLGWFAERRLQIHAQVVVCPGRNDGAALERTLRDLASLASGQWPAVLSAAVVPVGLTRFRPDGDGLIPVDRACARRVIELVEALQREFEPQLQSRFTWLSDEWYLIAGRPLPPRSSYEDLPQQENGVGSIRAFLEALDHATRELPAALERPRRLSWVVGQLVAEALQPVVDRLNRVEGLELRLYGLPSPYWGQDQVVTGLLTGSDLLAGLAGKDLGEELLLPSVMLRQGQPVFLDDLTLAEIQERLVVPINLLKGADDLVAACLVCSPQTH from the coding sequence GTGTGGATTGAACCCTCCGCCGGAGTCGCCCTCGCCGCCGGCCAAGACCAACGGCTCCCCGCCCCTGCGGTGGTGGCCTCGGTGGAGCCGGGCTCCATCGGAGAGGAGCTGGGCTTTGAGCCCGGGGACCGACTGCTCAGCATCAATGGGAGCCGGCCGCGCGACCTGATCGATTACCAGGTGCTCAGTGCCGCCGAGGAACTGACCCTGGAGGTGGAGGATCCCAGCGGTGAACGGCACCTGCTCGAGATCGAGAAGGACCTCGACGACGGTCTCGGCCTGGGATTCACAGAGGCGCTCTTCGATGGCCTGCGCCAGTGCAACAACCACTGCGCCTTCTGCTTCATCGACCAGCAGCCTCCGGGCCAGCGCGCCAGCCTCTACCTCAAGGACGACGATTACCGCCTGAGTTTTCTCTACGGCTCCTACCTGACCCTCACCAACCTCGCCGCCGCCGACTGGCAGCGGATCGAGGAGCAGCGCCTTTCACCCCTGTTCGTCTCGGTCCATGCCACGGATCCCAAGTTGCGACAGCAGCTCCTGGTGAACCCCCGGGCGGGCCTGTTGATGGAGCAGTTGGGCTGGTTCGCCGAGCGCCGGCTGCAGATCCACGCCCAGGTGGTGGTCTGTCCGGGCCGGAACGACGGTGCGGCCCTGGAGCGCACCCTGCGGGATCTGGCGAGCCTGGCCAGTGGCCAGTGGCCGGCGGTGCTCTCGGCGGCGGTGGTTCCGGTGGGTCTGACGCGCTTTCGCCCCGACGGCGACGGGCTGATTCCCGTGGATCGGGCCTGCGCCCGGCGGGTGATCGAGTTGGTGGAGGCCCTGCAGCGAGAGTTTGAACCCCAGCTCCAGAGCCGCTTCACCTGGCTTTCCGATGAGTGGTACCTAATCGCCGGGCGCCCGTTGCCACCGCGCAGCAGTTACGAAGATTTGCCGCAACAGGAGAACGGCGTGGGGAGCATCCGAGCCTTTCTGGAGGCCCTGGATCATGCGACGCGGGAGTTGCCCGCCGCCCTGGAGCGGCCCCGTCGGTTGAGCTGGGTGGTGGGCCAACTGGTGGCCGAGGCCCTGCAGCCGGTGGTCGATCGGCTCAACCGGGTGGAGGGTCTGGAGCTTCGCCTCTATGGATTGCCGAGTCCCTACTGGGGCCAAGATCAAGTGGTGACAGGCCTTTTGACCGGTTCTGATCTGCTGGCGGGACTGGCCGGAAAGGACTTGGGGGAGGAGTTGCTTCTGCCGTCGGTGATGTTGCGACAGGGACAGCCGGTGTTCCTTGATGATCTAACCCTTGCTGAGATTCAGGAACGTTTGGTGGTGCCCATCAACCTTCTGAAGGGGGCGGATGATCTCGTGGCCGCCTGCCTGGTGTGTTCGCCGCAAACTCATTAA
- a CDS encoding BtpA/SgcQ family protein has product MPCPLIGVVHLQPLPGSPLWAGDLEAVQAAALADARAYLEGGADGLIVENFGDAPFWGERVPPETVASMARIATAVVGATPLPVGLNVLRNDALAALAIAQASGARFIRVNVLTGATVTDQGLLQGPAAELLRRRRLLGAEGIRILADVLVKHGAPLAPLTIEEAVRDVLARGGADGVIVSGSGTGQPTSLDDLRRARAVAAGAPVLIGSGARAETMASLAAACDGVIAGTALKQEGLVHRPVEAARVEALRLLLPQSP; this is encoded by the coding sequence ATGCCCTGCCCGCTGATCGGAGTGGTGCACCTGCAACCCTTGCCGGGCTCTCCGCTCTGGGCGGGGGATCTGGAGGCGGTGCAGGCGGCCGCCCTGGCCGATGCCCGGGCGTATCTCGAAGGCGGGGCCGATGGCCTGATCGTGGAGAACTTTGGCGATGCGCCGTTCTGGGGGGAGCGGGTGCCGCCGGAAACGGTGGCCTCGATGGCCCGGATCGCCACCGCCGTGGTGGGGGCCACACCCTTGCCCGTGGGTCTCAACGTGCTGCGCAACGATGCCCTGGCGGCCCTGGCGATCGCCCAGGCCAGCGGTGCCCGCTTCATCCGCGTGAACGTGCTCACCGGCGCCACCGTCACCGACCAGGGGTTGCTGCAGGGGCCCGCCGCCGAGCTGCTGCGCCGCCGCCGGCTGCTGGGGGCCGAAGGGATTCGGATCCTGGCGGATGTGCTGGTGAAGCACGGCGCCCCCCTGGCCCCGTTGACGATTGAAGAGGCGGTGCGCGACGTGCTGGCCCGAGGCGGGGCCGACGGGGTGATTGTCTCCGGCAGCGGCACGGGCCAGCCCACCTCCCTGGACGACCTGCGGCGTGCCCGAGCGGTCGCCGCCGGTGCCCCGGTGCTGATCGGCAGCGGCGCCAGGGCCGAAACCATGGCGTCCCTGGCGGCCGCCTGCGATGGGGTGATCGCCGGCACCGCCCTCAAGCAGGAGGGCCTGGTCCATCGGCCGGTGGAGGCGGCCCGGGTGGAGGCACTCCGGCTCCTGCTGCCACAATCGCCTTAG
- the nadB gene encoding L-aspartate oxidase has translation MAEQASSSPLSTSWDVVVIGGGAAGLMACLELPADLRVLLLSKDAAPRSASRWAQGGIAAVTRPEDSFASHQEDTLRAGGGLCDPEAVALLVREAPACVERLLQLGMDFDRDGEHLSTTLEAAHSHRRVLHAQDRTGGALVDALEREVLRRPGLVQRKGVAALSLWVEGGRCQGLQVLEGPRLRWLRAGAVVLASGGGAHLFANTTNPPQATGDGVVMAWQAGAVLRDLEFVQFHPTALMLPGAPHFLISEAVRGEGARLLDPHGHSPVGRLAGGDLAPRDQVSRALVRCMQDQRLDHVWLDLRPVGEDRLARQFPTILRRCRELGLEPLREPIPVAPAAHYWMGGVSTDLDASTSLKGLYAVGEVACTGVHGANRLASNSLMECLVFARQLRRIELATQTPGPGQEPCHHLSASSVLRPAAGAQLGLDALRSLCWRVAGVERDGGQLRRSLRMLGEQAGPAWAGGSHHSVAGLNPGEQLELEPQDVRTLLDQHELSQQLVLARLLLEAAAFRQESRGGHFRLDAPASQPFWARHSLQHRDEPMATAPLGAPFKGSQAPNSR, from the coding sequence ATGGCTGAGCAGGCTTCCAGTTCGCCGCTCTCGACCAGCTGGGATGTGGTGGTGATCGGCGGCGGCGCCGCCGGTCTGATGGCCTGCCTGGAGTTGCCGGCGGACTTGCGGGTGCTGCTCCTGAGCAAGGACGCCGCCCCTCGATCCGCCAGCCGCTGGGCCCAGGGGGGCATCGCCGCGGTGACCAGGCCCGAGGACAGTTTCGCCAGCCACCAGGAGGACACCCTGCGGGCCGGTGGCGGCCTGTGCGATCCCGAGGCCGTCGCTCTTCTGGTGCGCGAGGCCCCCGCCTGCGTCGAGCGGCTGCTGCAACTCGGGATGGATTTCGACCGTGACGGCGAACACCTGAGCACCACCTTGGAGGCCGCCCACAGCCACCGGCGCGTGCTCCACGCCCAGGACCGCACCGGAGGGGCGCTGGTGGATGCCCTCGAGCGCGAGGTGCTCAGACGGCCGGGCCTGGTGCAGCGCAAGGGGGTGGCGGCGCTTTCGCTCTGGGTCGAGGGCGGTCGTTGCCAGGGATTGCAGGTCCTCGAAGGCCCGCGGCTGCGCTGGCTACGGGCCGGGGCGGTGGTGCTGGCCAGCGGCGGGGGCGCTCACCTATTCGCCAACACCACCAACCCCCCCCAGGCCACCGGTGACGGGGTGGTGATGGCCTGGCAGGCCGGAGCGGTGCTGCGCGATCTGGAGTTCGTTCAGTTTCACCCCACCGCTCTGATGCTGCCGGGGGCGCCCCACTTCTTGATCTCCGAGGCGGTGCGGGGCGAGGGAGCCCGGCTGCTGGACCCCCACGGCCACAGCCCCGTGGGCCGCCTGGCGGGAGGGGATCTCGCCCCCCGAGATCAGGTCAGCCGCGCCCTGGTGCGCTGCATGCAGGACCAGCGGCTGGATCACGTCTGGCTCGACCTGCGCCCGGTGGGGGAAGACCGCTTGGCACGCCAGTTCCCGACGATCCTGAGGCGCTGCCGGGAGCTGGGGCTGGAGCCTTTGCGGGAGCCGATCCCCGTGGCCCCCGCCGCCCACTATTGGATGGGTGGTGTGAGCACCGATCTGGACGCCAGCACCAGCCTCAAGGGGCTCTACGCCGTCGGTGAGGTGGCCTGCACGGGGGTGCACGGGGCCAACCGGCTGGCCAGCAACTCCCTGATGGAATGCCTGGTCTTCGCCCGGCAGCTTCGGCGGATCGAGCTGGCGACCCAGACCCCGGGCCCAGGCCAGGAACCCTGTCACCACCTGAGCGCCAGCTCAGTTCTGCGCCCAGCTGCTGGCGCTCAGCTGGGTCTTGATGCCCTGCGCAGCCTCTGCTGGCGGGTGGCGGGGGTGGAACGGGACGGGGGGCAGCTGCGGCGGAGCCTGCGAATGCTGGGGGAGCAGGCTGGCCCCGCCTGGGCAGGCGGCTCCCACCACTCGGTGGCTGGCCTGAATCCAGGCGAGCAGCTGGAGCTGGAACCCCAGGACGTCAGGACCCTGCTTGATCAACACGAACTGAGCCAGCAGCTTGTGCTGGCGAGGCTGCTGTTGGAGGCGGCCGCCTTCCGTCAGGAGAGCCGAGGCGGCCACTTTCGCCTCGATGCACCGGCGAGCCAGCCGTTCTGGGCCCGCCACAGCCTGCAGCACCGGGACGAGCCGATGGCCACGGCCCCGCTGGGGGCGCCGTTCAAGGGCTCACAGGCCCCGAATAGCCGCTGA
- a CDS encoding undecaprenyl-diphosphate phosphatase, producing MLDLATACWHFLVLGVVQGLTEFLPISSTAHLKVVPVLLGWGDPGVAVTAVIQLGSIVAVIAYFWRDLALVLAGVAKAFREGSWGSTEARLGLAIAIGTLPILVAAAVIKKLVPDFDHSPLRSISSIAIASIVMALLLALAERFGQRLKQISQVRGLDGLLVGLAQALALIPGVSRSGSTLTASLFDGWRREDAARFSFLLGIPAITLAGLVELKSAFSVPIAGGALPLLIGVVSAGLVSWWAIAWLLKYLQKHSTWIFVGYRLVFGLLLLVWTSQVAAVPN from the coding sequence ATGCTTGACCTGGCAACGGCCTGCTGGCATTTCCTGGTGCTTGGGGTGGTGCAGGGGCTGACCGAGTTCCTGCCGATCAGCAGCACGGCCCACCTCAAGGTGGTGCCTGTGCTGCTGGGTTGGGGCGATCCCGGGGTGGCCGTCACCGCTGTGATCCAGCTGGGCAGCATCGTCGCTGTGATCGCCTATTTCTGGCGTGATCTGGCTCTGGTGCTGGCGGGGGTGGCCAAGGCCTTCCGGGAGGGCAGTTGGGGTTCCACCGAAGCCCGGCTGGGTCTGGCGATCGCCATCGGCACCCTGCCGATCCTCGTGGCGGCGGCGGTGATCAAGAAACTGGTGCCCGATTTCGACCACTCGCCCCTGCGCAGCATCAGCTCGATCGCCATCGCCTCGATCGTGATGGCCCTGTTGCTGGCGCTGGCGGAGCGCTTTGGCCAGCGCCTCAAGCAGATCTCCCAGGTGCGCGGTCTCGATGGCCTGCTGGTGGGGCTGGCCCAGGCCCTGGCCTTGATTCCCGGTGTCTCCCGCTCCGGCAGCACGCTCACCGCCTCCCTCTTCGATGGCTGGCGCCGGGAGGATGCGGCCCGTTTCTCCTTTCTGCTGGGCATTCCTGCCATCACCCTGGCGGGGCTGGTGGAGCTCAAATCTGCCTTCAGCGTGCCGATCGCCGGCGGGGCGCTGCCGTTGTTGATCGGTGTGGTCTCCGCTGGCCTGGTTTCCTGGTGGGCGATCGCCTGGCTGCTCAAGTACCTGCAGAAGCACAGCACCTGGATCTTCGTGGGATACCGCCTGGTGTTCGGGCTGCTGCTGCTGGTCTGGACATCCCAGGTCGCGGCGGTCCCAAACTGA
- a CDS encoding DUF3120 domain-containing protein codes for MLAALLVLLPVFLQAPWVRLQPFSAALFTLPLLLLGLGLERFGRGTWKTSGPLLVGFSGSWLAGCLFWGWCREHPLWHLPIEAFALPLALTGLGGRWRMACSFYLASLLGTACTDAVMALIGVIRLWPAVVQAPPDQAALLLQTAAQVVLQPPCLLLVLGVAAALGAGCHWAWRGHRDRAWHIAAAALATTVAVDGLFLGAALLAPKLSGLV; via the coding sequence ATGCTGGCAGCACTTCTGGTGCTGCTGCCGGTGTTTCTGCAGGCACCCTGGGTGCGTCTTCAACCCTTCAGCGCGGCCCTGTTCACCCTGCCGCTGCTGCTGCTCGGCCTGGGCCTGGAACGCTTCGGACGGGGGACCTGGAAAACCTCGGGCCCCTTGCTGGTGGGCTTTAGCGGCAGCTGGCTGGCGGGGTGCCTGTTCTGGGGCTGGTGCCGGGAGCATCCCCTCTGGCACCTGCCGATCGAGGCCTTCGCCCTGCCCCTGGCTCTCACCGGTCTGGGCGGTCGTTGGCGCATGGCCTGCAGTTTCTATCTCGCTTCGCTGCTGGGCACCGCCTGCACCGATGCCGTGATGGCCCTCATCGGCGTGATCCGTCTCTGGCCCGCGGTGGTCCAGGCTCCCCCCGACCAGGCGGCGTTGCTGTTGCAAACGGCCGCCCAGGTCGTGCTTCAACCGCCCTGCCTGCTGCTGGTGCTGGGCGTGGCCGCCGCCCTCGGCGCAGGCTGCCACTGGGCCTGGCGGGGTCATCGGGACAGGGCCTGGCACATCGCTGCAGCCGCCCTGGCCACCACCGTGGCCGTGGATGGCCTGTTTCTCGGGGCTGCCTTGCTGGCCCCGAAGCTCAGCGGCCTGGTCTGA